The proteins below are encoded in one region of Ricinus communis isolate WT05 ecotype wild-type chromosome 6, ASM1957865v1, whole genome shotgun sequence:
- the LOC8261126 gene encoding 60S ribosomal protein L6 gives MAPKTRTPKVNRNPDLVRGIGKYSRSQMYHKRGLWAIKAKNGGVFPKHDPKPKPAAPAEKPPKFYPADDVKKPLLNKRKPKPTKLRASITPGTVLIILAGRFKGKRVVFLKQLSSGLLLITGPFKINGVPLRRVNQSYVIATSTKVDISGVNVDKFDDKFFAKQAEKKKKKGEGEFFEAEKDEKNVLPQEKKDDQKTVDAALIKSIEAVPELKAYLAARFSLKAGMKPHELVF, from the exons ATGGCTCCTAAGACAAGAACTCCGAAGGTTAACAGAAACCCAGATCTCGTGCGAGGAATTGGTAAGTACTCGAGGTCTCAGATGTACCACAAGAGAGGCTTATGGGCTATCAAAGCCAAAAACGGCGGCGTCTTCCCTAAGCACGACCCTAAACCTAAGCCAGCTGCTCCCGCTGAAAAGCCACCCAAGTTCTACCCTGCTGATGATGTTAAGAAACCTTTGCTTAACAAGCGAAAACCCAAACCTACCAAGCTCAG GGCTAGTATCACTCCAGGTACTGTTTTGATCATTCTTGCTGGAAGGTTCAAGGGCAAGAGAGTCGTGTTCCTTAAGCAGCTTTCTTCTGGGTTGCTTTTGATCACTG GGCCATTTAAGATTAATGGGGTCCCTCTGAGGAGAGTGAACCAATCTTATGTAATTGCAACTTCTACGAAGGTTGATATCTCTGGGGTTAATGTTGACAAGTTTGATGACAAATTCTTTGCCAAGCAAGctgagaagaagaaaaagaagggagAGGGCGAGTTCTTTGAGGCCGAGAAAGAT GAAAAGAATGTTCTTccacaagaaaagaaggatGATCAAAAGACTGTGGATGCTGCATTGATTAAATCAATTGAGGCTGTTCCAGAATTGAAGGCTTATTTAGCTGCTAGATTTTCTCTCAAGGCAGGAATGAAGCCCCATGAACTTGTCTTCTAG
- the LOC8261125 gene encoding FT-interacting protein 1, with amino-acid sequence MKLVVEVVDAHDLMPKDGEGSASTFVEVDFQNQLSKTITVPKNLNPIWNQKLVFDLDQNKNLHHQFIEVSLYNERRPIPGRNFLGRTRIPCSNIVKKGEEVYQSFQLEKKWFFSSVKGDIGLKIYILPESEIKPPSLSIPLQPPQVPAFSSPIPSATAHIAENTNLDCKTLAALPRREVASVSTTKTITLQTKKEICVPAVIENSSSPVAVIKSSGSSLAKEPNKDGIYKHQVLQQPSLLREKQPQGILHTMQFANQPSHPSDQDDYTLKDTNPQLGERWPAGGAYGGRGWMHSERYASTYDLVEQMSYLYVRVVKAKDLPPSSITGSCDPYVEVKLGNYRGRSKHFEKKMNPEWNQVFAFSKDRIQSSMLEVFVKDKEMFGRDDYLGRVVFDLNEIPTRVPPDSPLAPQWYRLEDRRGEGKVRGDVMLAVWMGTQADEAFPEAWHADASSVYGEGVLSIRSKVYVSPKLWYLRVNVIEAQDIVPNDRGRIPEVFVKVQVGNQILKTKVNPIRTANPLWNEDLVFVVAEPFEEQLLLTVEDRVHPAREDVLGKISLPLTTFEKRLDHRPVHSRWFNLEKFGFGVLEADRRKELKFSSRIHLRVCLEGGYHVLDESTMYISDQRPTAKQLWKQPVGILEVGILSAQGLLPMKMKDGRGSTDAYCVAKYGQKWVRTRTILDTFSPKWNEQYTWEVYDPCTVITLGVFDNCHLGGGEKPNAPNAARDSRIGKVRIRLSTLEAFRIYTHSYPLLVLHPTGVKKMGELQLAVRFTTLSLANMIYVYGHPLLPKMHYLHPFTVNQVDNLRYQAMSIVAVRLGRAEPPLRKEVVEYMLDVDSHMWSMRRSKANFFRIMSLLSGMFSMSRWFGDICQWRNPVTSVLVHVLFLILIWYPELILPTLFLYMFLIGLWNYRFRPRHPPHMDTKLSWAEAVHPDELDEEFDTFPTSRPHDTVRMRYDRLRSVAGRIQTVVGDMATQCERLGCLLSWRDPRATSLFVLFCLCAAVVLYATPFRVVALVAGLYYLRHPKFRSKLPSVPSNFFKRLPARTDSLL; translated from the coding sequence ATGAAGCTAGTTGTAGAAGTAGTAGATGCTCATGATCTTATGCCTAAAGATGGTGAAGGGTCTGCTAGTACATTTGTAGAAGTTGATTTCCAAAATCAACTAAGCAAAACCATAACAGTTCCTAAGAACCTTAACCCTATTTGGAATCAAAAACTTGTCTTTGATCTAGACCAAAACAAAAACCTCCATCACCAATTCATTGAGGTCTCTCTTTACAACGAGAGGAGACCTATTCCGGGCCGGAATTTTCTTGGTAGAACTAGAATTCCTTGCTCCAATATTGTCAAGAAAGGTGAGGAAGTTTATCAAAGTTTCCAATTGGAAAAGAAGTGGTTTTTCTCATCTGTAAAGGGTGATATTGGcttgaaaatttatatcttaCCAGAATCCGAAATAAAACCTCCTTCACTATCTATTCCATTACAACCACCACAAGTTCCTGCTTTTAGTTCTCCTATTCCTTCTGCTACTGCTCATATTGCAGAGAACACCAATCTTGATTGCAAAACACTAGCTGCTCTTCCTAGGCGTGAAGTTGCTTCAGTTAGTACTACTAAAACTATTACATTACagaccaaaaaagaaatttgtgtaCCTGCTGTGATCGAAAATTCAAGTTCTCCTGTTGCAGTTATTAAATCTAGTGGCAGCTCTTTGGCGAAAGAGCCAAACAAGGACGGAATTTATAAGCACCAAGTTCTGCAGCAACCAAGTCTGTTGAGGGAGAAGCAACCTCAAGGTATCCTGCACACAATGCAATTTGCTAATCAACCATCCCATCCTAGTGATCAAGATGACTACACTTTGAAGGACACCAACCCCCAGTTAGGGGAGCGGTGGCCTGCTGGAGGAGCATATGGGGGAAGAGGATGGATGCACAGTGAGAGATATGCAAGCACTTACGACCTTGTTGAGCAGATGTCCTATTTATATGTTCGTGTTGTCAAGGCCAAAGATCTTCCCCCTAGTTCCATCACTGGAAGTTGTGATCCTTATGTAGAAGTAAAACTAGGGAACTACAGAGGGAGATCAAAGCATTTCGAGAAGAAAATGAACCCGGAATGGAACCAGGTCTTTGCTTTTTCAAAAGACCGGATTCAATCATCAATGTTAGAAGTTTTTGTCAAAGACAAAGAAATGTTTGGCAGAGATGATTATCTTGGAAGAGTAGTTTTTGACTTGAATGAAATTCCAACTAGAGTTCCACCCGACAGCCCGCTGGCTCCTCAGTGGTATAGGTTGGAGGATCGACGCGGTGAAGGGAAGGTGAGGGGAGATGTCATGCTTGCAGTTTGGATGGGAACACAGGCAGATGAGGCCTTTCCAGAAGCATGGCACGCAGATGCTTCCTCGGTCTATGGAGAGGGTGTCCTCAGCATCAGATCAAAAGTCTATGTATCACCAAAATTATGGTACCTAAGAGTAAATGTGATTGAAGCTCAAGACATTGTGCCAAATGATAGGGGCCGCATCCCAGAAGTATTTGTGAAAGTTCAAGTTGGCAATCAAATTCTCAAGACTAAGGTAAACCCAATTCGAACAGCTAACCCGCTCTGGAATGAAGATTTGGTGTTCGTTGTAGCTGAGCCTTTTGAGGAGCAGCTACTGCTCACTGTTGAGGATCGAGTGCACCCTGCAAGAGAAGATGTCTTAGGAAAGATAAGCCTACCACTCACTACTTTTGAGAAAAGGCTAGACCACCGTCCAGTTCATTCTCGCTGGTTCAATCTAGAGAAATTCGGGTTCGGTGTCTTGGAAGCTGACAGGAGGAAAGAGCTTAAATTTTCAAGCAGGATTCACCTAAGAGTTTGTCTTGAAGGTGGATACCATGTCCTGGATGAATCGACAATGTACATCAGTGATCAAAGGCCAACAGCTAAGCAGCTTTGGAAACAACCTGTTGGGATATTGGAAGTGGGCATCTTGAGTGCACAAGGTCTTCTTCCAATGAAGATGAAGGATGGCAGAGGGAGTACTGATGCTTACTGTGTAGCTAAGTATGGTCAGAAGTGGGTTCGAACTAGAACAATTCTTGACACTTTCAGTCCAAAATGGAATGAGCAATACACCTGGGAAGTCTACGACCCTTGCACAGTAATAACATTGGGAGTTTTTGATAATTGCCATCTGGGAGGAGGTGAGAAACCAAATGCTCCAAATGCAGCAAGAGACTCACGAATCGGAAAGGTGAGAATTCGCCTGTCAACCTTGGAAGCTTTTCGAATTTATACACATTCTTATCCACTTCTTGTTCTACACCCAACTGGAGTGAAGAAAATGGGTGAACTGCAACTAGCAGTTCGATTCACCACCCTGTCTTTAGCTAACATGATATATGTGTATGGGCATCCTTTGCTGCCTAAAATGCATTACTTGCATCCATTCACAGTGAATCAAGTAGACAATTTAAGGTATCAAGCTATGAGTATTGTAGCAGTAAGGCTTGGTCGAGCTGAACCTCCACTGAGAAAAGAAGTGGTCGAGTACATGCTAGATGTGGATTCCCACATGTGGAGCATGAGAAGAAGCAAAGCTAACTTCTTTAGAATCATGTCACTTCTATCTGGTATGTTCTCGATGAGCCGATGGTTTGGTGATATTTGCCAATGGAGGAATCCTGTCACTTCAGTTCTAGTTCATGTTCTGTTTCTGATACTGATCTGGTACCCAGAGTTAATACTCCCAACTCTCTTTCTCTACAtgttccttattggattatgGAACTATAGATTCAGACCAAGGCACCCACCTCATATGGACACAAAATTATCTTGGGCAGAAGCAGTGCACCCAGACGAACTTGATGAGGAATTTGACACGTTTCCAACTTCTAGACCCCATGATACAGTTCGGATGAGATATGACAGGCTTAGAAGTGTCGCAGGAAGGATTCAAACAGTAGTTGGAGACATGGCAACACAATGCGAGAGGTTGGGTTGTTTGCTCAGCTGGAGGGACCCCAGAGCAACCAGTCTTTTCGTTCTGTTCTGCCTTTGTGCAGCTGTGGTGCTTTATGCAACTCCATTCAGAGTGGTGGCTTTAGTTGCTGGTTTGTATTATTTGCGGCACCCGAAATTTCGAAGCAAGCTACCTTCTGTGCCCAGCAATTTCTTCAAGAGATTGCCTGCTCGAACAGACAGCTTATTATGA